In a single window of the Tigriopus californicus strain San Diego chromosome 2, Tcal_SD_v2.1, whole genome shotgun sequence genome:
- the LOC131892733 gene encoding uncharacterized protein LOC131892733 produces MSSSSEEPCGASARPRPSGARRAGWKRSHTAPLTTWTHLSPVKRVKADESGAEGAPCQLCHAYASTFDPLLQCDDLRAHHFCLLFSSGLGQRGSEDEGLRGFLPVDVRRELRRGSRLKCVYCKQKGATVGCARSTCKKSYHLPCGMRNKSVQQYFDQFKSFCSAHRPVQKVAPTAVRPAQVARPECGLCARALDKLRPTFYVLRAPCCGGWLHRDCLQSAILAEAGTQCPLCFDNTVFAREIRIYGLYFPVEGLKPRPTWPTGAPPPPIKVCGAKFCICPRGRQLGEGPPDHDWYLTRCAACQSRGIHAACGGLTAYQDPLWLCYACRMVVRETPENRGLRFKWGTARQMRHGHEFRTAQELKADLKRTIYRLSQTLESPDNEVSTHGPSCPPPVHRSQPPPVPPPGPSTASAAPLPPPTTPTAPTYRIDPKEHYNLTLEDLIVRGLNREYNPTFKKPPSISSGPQSPTKESSPGDSDYESSQESHSSGGQANPRPQGLSSQSPSVPGSASNLDAKIHAKIKDYFKKDHDHA; encoded by the coding sequence ATGTCCTCATCCAGTGAAGAGCCCTGTGGGGCGAGCGCGCGGCCCCGCCCGTCTGGCGCCCGTCGAGCGGGTTGGAAGCGGTCGCACACCGCGCCCTTGACGACCTGGACGCACTTGAGTCCGGTGAAACGGGTCAAAGCCGACGAATCGGGGGCGGAAGGGGCGCCGTGCCAGTTGTGCCACGCCTACGCGTCGACCTTCGACCCGTTGCTGCAATGTGACGATCTGCGGGCCCATCATTTCTGCCTACTATTTAGTTCGGGCTTGGGTCAACGCGGCTCGGAGGATGAAGGATTGCGGGGTTTCCTGCCCGTGGATGTGCGGCGAGAATTGCGGCGCGGATCACGCTTGAAATGCGTGTATTGTAAGCAAAAGGGCGCTACGGTGGGGTGTGCCCGCTCCACGTGTAAGAAGAGTTATCATTTGCCGTGCGGCATGCGGAACAAATCGGTCCAGCAATACTTTGATCAGTTCAAGTCCTTTTGTTCCGCCCATCGTCCCGTGCAGAAGGTCGCACCAACGGCGGTGCGACCCGCCCAGGTGGCTCGGCCCGAGTGCGGCTTGTGCGCGCGAGCCTTGGATAAGCTCCGACCGACTTTTTACGTGCTGCGGGCGCCGTGCTGCGGCGGGTGGTTACACCGTGATTGTTTGCAGAGCGCCATTCTAGCCGAGGCCGGTACTCAGTGCCCGTTGTGTTTCGACAACACCGTTTTTGCCCGGGAAATCCGGATCTATGGACTCTACTTTCCCGTTGAAGGGCTTAAACCCCGCCCTACCTGGCCCACGGGCGCTCCACCGCCCCCCATAAAAGTGTGTGGCGCCAAGTTTTGCATCTGTCCCCGGGGTCGGCAATTGGGCGAAGGCCCGCCTGATCATGATTGGTACCTGACCCGTTGTGCCGCTTGTCAAAGTCGCGGTATTCATGCGGCTTGCGGTGGCTTAACCGCTTACCAAGATCCGCTCTGGTTGTGCTACGCCTGTCGCATGGTGGTGCGGGAAACGCCGGAGAATCGTGGTTTACGCTTCAAATGGGGTACGGCCCGACAAATGCGGCACGGCCATGAGTTCCGAACAGCCCAAGAGCTCAAAGCCGACTTAAAGCGCACCATCTACCGTTTATCTCAGACCCTTGAGAGCCCGGATAATGAGGTCTCCACCCATGGTCCCTCTTGTCCACCACCCGTTCATCGTTCACAGCCTCCTCCAGTTCCTCCTCCTGGCCCGTCCACGGCTTCCGCGGCTCCTCTGCCGCCTCCCACGACGCCGACGGCCCCCACTTATCGGATCGATCCCAAAGAGCACTACAATCTCACCTTGGAAGATCTCATTGTCCGGGGTCTGAATCGCGAGTACAATCCCACCTTCAAGAAGCCACCCTCGATCTCGTCTGGGCCCCAATCGCCCACCAAAGAATCCTCGCCCGGAGACTCGGATTATGAGAGCTCCCAAGAGAGCCACTCATCTGGTGGCCAAGCGAATCCGCGACCCCAAGGCTTGTCGTCTCAATCGCCGAGCGTTCCGGGATCAGCCTCCAATTTGGATGCCAAGATCCATGCCAAAATCAAAgactatttcaaaaaagacCATGACCATGCTTAA
- the LOC131892732 gene encoding BRCA1-associated protein-like: MSRWGSSAAHPIIAIRPGPIASPPPSSASSASFSSSSSDSGAGLAAPAHALIPGHPPSTRLGQAGPPLSRVNFCAIQIELDSPAPELSPDISYNRGKSLEDVFDTLTLRPPHDPEVGLARARRARGRRSHSTLTITTFRNWDSTMSVSREASTSKESSPPDDGPDASLCLGASVASAVASSVSRAASVVSSAETGEDVLKFVSGNPFVEVTKGVIHLYKENQATSLEDGVIRSPMLCILGVPSKIKTLDLLQFTAPSREDLEMMRIIQDGSPNQYMVLLRFKCQEPADEFFQAFNGARFNSIEEDVCSLVYVSKVETCRESEYYPLAGHTELPLCSICLEKMDESISTVLTILCNHTFHGSCLAQWSDSTCPVCRYIQTPNRVEEEICSECQSSDDLWMCLVCGYVGCGRYVGGHSHAHFKDTGHNYTLELGQNRVWDYVGDNFVHRLVQTDGCDGKFVEAQEGPHAHEGKQSSGKTVDGVSVNSDEKMDSIQLEYTYLLTSQLEAQRRYYEEKISRMEESASQEMEEVVSRARKSVEESKQMEVKLLVLSKEKAKSDQKLAQMNSKFQKLHLELQEEKQMNESLRRNQGEYQKRVDRFENQLLDVKTAKDAEVKELQEQMRDLMFYMEAQQKIAQSPMRDEIQNGDVSVGSNDAAETFTGAVRKSQKKRKGK, encoded by the exons ATGTCCCGTTGGGGCTCATCCGCCGCCCATCCAATCATCGCTATCCGTCCTGGGCCCATCGCCTCGCCGCCaccctcctccgcctcctccgcATCTTTCTCCTCATCTTCATCTGATTCGGGCGCCGGCCTGGCCGCGCCCGCCCACGCCCTGATTCCCGGCCACCCGCCCTCGACTCGACTCGGCCAGGCAGGGCCGCCACTCAGCCGCGTCAATTTCTGCGCCATCCAGATCGAGCTCGACAGTCCAGCGCCGGAATTGAGCCCCGACATCTCGTACAATCGGGGCAAATCGCTGGAGGACGTTTTTGACACGCTCACGCTCCGCCCGCCTCACGATCCGGAAGTGGGATTGGCCCGCGCTCGCCGAGCCCGTGGGCGTCGGAGTCACTCGACCTTGACCATCACCACGTTTCGCAACTGGGATTCCACCATGAGCGTCAGCCGTGAGGCGTCCACTTCGAAAGAGAGCTCTCCGCCGGATGACGGGCCCGACGCCTCGTTGTGTCTGGGTGCGTCTGTGGCCTCGGCCGTAGCTTCAAGTGTGTCGCGAGCCGCCTCGGTCGTAAGTTCGGCCGAAACCGGCGAGGACGTGCTCAAGTTCGTCTCGGGCAATCCATTTGTCGAGGTCACCAAAGGCGTGATTCATTTGTACAAGGAGAATCAGGCCACGTCGCTGGAAGATGGCGTCATTCGCAGTCCCATGTTGTGCATTTTAGGCGTTCCGTCCAAGATCAAGACGCTGGACTTGCTGCAGTTCACGGCGCCGTCTCGGGAGGATTTGGAAATGATGCGGATCATCCAGGATGGCAGCCCCAATCAGTATATGGTGTTGTTACGGTTCAAGTGTCAAGAACCGGCCGACGAGTTCTTTCAGGCCTTCAACGGGGCCCGCTTCAACTCAATTGAGGAAGATGTGTGCTCGTTGGTGTACGTGAGCAAGGTCGAGACTTGCCGCGAATCCGAGTATTACCCGTTGGCTGGACATACGGAATTGCCGCTCTGCAGTATTTGCCTGGAAA AAATGGACGAGTCCATCTCCACGGTATTGACCATCCTATGTAACCACACGTTCCATGGGTCTTGTTTGGCCCAATGGAGTGATTCCACTTGTCCCGTGTGTCGCTACATTCAGACCCCGAATCGGGTGGAGGAGGAGATCTGCTCCGAGTGCCAAAGCTCTGACGATTTGTGGATGTGTCTCGTGTGCGGTTACGTGGGATGCGGCAG GTATGTGGGCGGGCATTCGCACGCTCACTTTAAAGACACGGGTCACAATTACACCCTGGAACTGGGTCAGAATCGCGTGTGGGACTACGTAGGTGATAATTTCGTCCATCGATTGGTTCAAACGGACGGTTGTGATGGCAAGTTTGTGGAGGCCCAAGAGGGGCCTCATGCCCACGAGGGTAAACAAAGTAGTGGGAAAACCGTGGATGGCGTGTCCGTCAATTCCGACGAGAAGATGGACTCGATCCAATTGGAGTACACATATCTGTTGACCTCGCAATTGGAGGCTCAACGTAGATATTACGAGGAGAAGATCTCGCGGATGGAAGAGAGCGCCTCGCAAGAAATGGAAGAGGTGGTGAGTCGAGCTCGCAAGTCTGTGGAGGAGAGCAAGCAAATGGAGGTTAAGTTGCTCGTGCTCTCAAAGGAGAAGGCCAAAAGCGACCAGAAGCTCGCCCAAATGAACTCCAAGTTCCAGAAACTGCACCTTGAGCTCCAAGAAGAGAAGCAGATGAACGAGAGCTTGCGACGAAATCAGGGCGAATACCAGAAACGCGTGGATCGCTTTGAGAATCAACTCTTGGATGTGAAGACGGCCAAGGACGCGGAAGTCAAGGAGCTGCAAGAGCAAATGCGTGATCTCATGTTCTATATGGAAGCTCAGCAGAAGATTGCTCAGTCGCCGATGCGAGACGAGATTCAGAACGGAGACGTCTCCGTTGGGTCCAATGATGCGGCGGAGACGTTCACGGGAGCGGTTCggaaaagtcaaaagaaacGGAAAGGCAAGTGA